ATCTCTGTCTACGGAGTTCAGCCGCCTCTCCGCACGCAGCTAGAGTTGGTGAGCCTTTTCCTGTTGTGCCTGTCCTTTCTTGCATCAGGAATAACCGCTGTCTGGAAGAAGCCCGGTAGGGCGGCGACCATGCTATTTGGGCTGTTCTGTGCGATGGCAGCCGTGCTGGTGTCCTCCTACTTTGGCACAGAAAGAAGTGTACAGGGTGCATGGGAGGCACAGACCGTGGTCTTTATCAGCACCCCCTGGGTTCTCCTGCACTTCAGTCTTGTCTTTCCTGAGAAGAAGATGTTGTTGGAGAGGCACCCCCGGCTATTGTTCCTGATATACGCCCCGTCGGCACTTCTTCTTGCCGCCTTCTTCCTTGGAGGTAGAGAAGAAGCCGTATTCTACCCCTCCTTCAGGTCCGCAATCCTGGCCGCTACCGTCCTCGCTTTGCTGCTTGCTATTGTTAATGTCATACACAGCTATGCAACCTCACCATTGGTGAGGGCCAGGCAACAGATGAAGATCGCCCTTCTGGGCGCCACAGCTGGACTGTTGCCGTTCGTTCTATTGACTGCTATCCCGGAAATCGCCCTTGATCGCGAGTTGGTGCCGGCCTCCCTGGCCCTCCTGGCCACGAGCATCATGCTAGTTTCCTTCGCATATGCTCTGCTGCAAAAGCAGCTATTAGACGTTGATGCTGTTATCCAGCGCGGAACGGTCTATGCAGGCGCAGCCGTCCTGGTGCTCGCTGGGTACCTCTCTCTGACCTTTCTGGTCTTCTGGCTCTTTCCAGAACTTACCGAAAGGGGGCGACTTGCGGCCGTCGTGGCCATCAGTGTAGCAGCAGTCCTCTTCTTCAACCCGGCCAAGGAAAGAATTCGCAAGTTTGTTGACCAAGCATTCTACAGGGATAGATACGACTATGCAGCTGCCATGGGAGAGATAACTGGGGGCATCTCCCTTATTCCGGATTTCCGCAGTCTTGGCCACTTCTTGGTGGAAAGGGTGTCTAGGACCCTGGGGCTAGAAGGCGCACTCCTGTTTGTTCTCGACCGGAACGGGCGGATCGGGGCCACATTTGCCTCCGGTAGCTACGCGGCTCAGCAGACCCAGGCTCTCGGCCTCCTGTCTGAGTCTAGCCTCCGGGAGGACAATCTTTTCCCCAATCCAGCCCCAGCTGACTCCGGGGCCGCCTTCATCGTACCACTGAGGAGCAGGGCCAAGCTACTAGGAATGCTATTTCTTGGTCGCAAGATATCTCGAGCTGACTACACGGCCCAGGATGTTTCGCTCCTGTTCACCTTCTCACGTCATGCTTCCGCTGGTCTGGAAAATATCGAGCTCAAGGAGGAGGCCATAGCAAGAGGCCAGGAGCTCGAGAGGTTGAATACTCGTCTCCAAGATTATGCCTCCTCCCTGGAGAGAACGACTGCCACATTGCGCGAGGCCTACCTCCAGATAGGCAGAGCCCTGACCAAGGCACTAGAGACCCGGGACGCTTACACCCAGGGCCACTCGGCACGTGTCGCCAATTTTGCTCGCCTGGTGGGTTCTGAGCTAAGGCTGGCCAAAGATGAGCTGGACTCCCTGGAGCTGGCCGCAGAACTCCACGACCTCGGAAAGATAGGGACCCCCGACGGCGTGCTATTGAAGTCAGGCATCCTTGACCCTCAGGAAATGGCGGAGATCCGGCTTCATCCCGTGCGGTCGGTGCAAATCCTGAGTTCTTTGGAGTTCTTGCAGGACATCTTGCCCATTATTGAGGCTCATCACGAGTGGTATGATGGCGCCGGCTATCCCAAGGGTCTCCGGGGAGAGGAGATTCCTCTCGGAGCACGAATACTTGCCGTTGCTGATGCTTATGAGGCAATGGTGAGCCCGCGCCCTTACAGGCCAGCCTATTCAGCGGCAGAAGCCCTGGAGAGGCTGAAACGGGGTGCAGGGACACAATGGGACTCGCGAATAGTAGAAGCTTTCATAAAGGTGTTAGCTGCCCAGGAAAACGGCCAGGCTCCTGCGAGTTGAGAAAGCGGAGGGCGCGCTGTCTGCCGTGACGCCCCAATCTGCAATCAGCCTCACCTTGAGCAGAGGTCTCAATTTTCTAGCTGAGGATCAGCTACCCTCCGGGGGATTCGTGACCATGCTAGCGCGGCACGAGAATATGGCCCGTGCCATCCCCGTAACCTCTGTTTTTACCGCTTCCTTCGTCCTTCACGCTCTTGCACTGCTGCGGAACTGTGCTCCGGCTAAAGCTGTAGGGAGCAAGACCATCAATTTTATCCTGAAGGAGCAGGGGCGGGATGGCCTCTGGCGCGGTCTGGCTTCGCCAAAGGTTCCGCCCGATATTGATAGCATTTGCTGTGTTCTGGCATCGTTTGGAAAATGGAATGTGACGCTAGACTACGATCTCTTCATTCGGCGGCTTCTTGGCTATCGCCTGGATGGAGGAGCATTTTTCACCTTCGTTCTGGACACAGACCCGGGCATTGTGCCCCTTCAGAACGACATAGACTGGGTGGTCAATGCCAACGTCCTGTTCTTCTTCTCCAGCCTGGGACATCAGCTACCCGAGGTGGAGGCGTATCTAGAAGAGGTGGTTGCGCGGGACCTCTTCACAGGGGGAAGCAAGTATTATCCCTCTCCTTTTGCATTCACATATTGCCTGAGCCGTGCCGTGGTGGATGGCAGGGCCCAAAGGCTGGCAAAGCTGCTGGATAGATTGTCTTGGTATGTGCGCTCCGCCCAAGAGTCTGATCCAGGATTTGGGTCTCCGCTAGACGCTGCTCTGGCAGTGGCCACTCTGGTGAACTGCGGCACTGAGCCTCATAGGCTGGAGAAGGCTGTGGGCAGATTGGTGGAGATTCAGGAAAGGGACGGAGGCTGGCCCCTGGCGTGCTTCTTTGAAGGCCCGCAGGGCTACTACTACGGTTCCCGGGCCCTGACCACGGCGGTAGCAATGGAGGCACTGGCAAAATATCAATCAAGGCAACCTTAGACGAACGAGGCTTGCTGAAGCTAGCCATGAGCTTCACCCGACTTGGGCAACCAAACAAAGCAACAATTCTTACCCATCTTCTTTGCTGTGTACATGGCCCAATCGGCTGCCTCAACCAGGTCTTTGGCTGTCATGGTATTGCCCTGATAGGCGGCACAGCCGATACTCACAGTCAGCGAGTATTGGCGTCCATCGCTGCCAACAACCGAATGAGCAGCCACCGCCTGCCGGACCCTCTCGGCAGCCATCCTGGCTCCAGGGGCATCGGTCTCTGGTAGGATCACAGCAAATTCCTCGCCACCATAGCGAGCCACCACATCAGCTGTTCTCAGAGCGCTGGCCACAACTGTAGCAAGGTTTTTCAACACCAGGTCTCCACACAGGTGACCATGTGCGTCATTGAACTGCTTGAAGTCATCAATATCAATCATAAGCACGGCTAGGGCATGCCGGTAACGCCTGGCTCTTGCTACTTCCTGCCCCAGCCTGAGCCAAAAATGGCTATTATTCGGCAGGCCAGTGAGGCTGTCCAGATTTGCGAGCTCCAGCAACTCATCCCTGTCAACCTCATGAAAGGCTTGAACAGTGGCCTTCAAGGCGGCATCTAGCGCAAGCCCAAGCCATTCTAGCTCGCGGGCCTCAATATCTTTGATCCCCACCTCCTCAGTGAGAAGTCCTAGTATCACTTTGCGTAACGAAACGTAGTCCTCAACCACATCGGCCAATTGGAAACCTTGGGCTTGGCGTAGCTCGCCGAGGTAGCTAGCCTCGCGGTTGACGATGGCTTGACACTTGAAGCGGGAAGCTGAGTCTGGGCTCTCCAAGACGCTGATGACTGCCCCCAGTAGGTTCACAGTGTTGGCTCGGATCTTCCGTACGCTTGCCCTCCCATGTCTCTCACTGGCCGGGGTCTTTTTCGCTCCGCCGCCCAGCGCTCCAGTATGAGTTGCTTGTTGGCTCTCAGCACATTGGCGATCATGTTGGTGTTCCTCTAACCCCAGGCTCATGAGAGATGCACGTAGTGTTTCTGGCAGCATACACCGATCAACACTGGCTACAGGGCCCGAAGGTGCGGAAGTCGGCTACCCTGAGCTTCTAGGGCGCTTGAATTATTGTAAGCCCTAAGGGTGGCGAAAACAATATTCCTATCTGCCAAACACTACGGTTGACCCGAGTGGCTCCCCGGTCAAGTGCCTCCCAATCTGAGGTGGGCCCGACCACCCGCCGCCGGGGGGTGCTTAGGCTGGGCCCGGCTGCCCCCGGTCGGGGCAAGCTAGACACTGACTGGGCCAAACGATACGCTAATTTGTGTGGTTAGTCTGCTTGGCATTGGCAATGAGGTGAAAGTCCGCCCTTCTGGGGGGCCTGCAAGTGTTGGTACACCCCGCACGGGGCTGTGTGAGAAGGCCGCCATTGGCAACACAGAAAGGGGGGGCAAGATGCACCCCCTTTCTGTGTAATTTTGTAGGTGAAATTGGAGCTATGGCACCGTGGCACTGCTGCTCTTCTGCACCCCATCCCAGACGAAGTCGGGGTGGATGACGTCAATGACAGTGAAGGTGAACCCTGTGCCACCGGCTGGTTTGAGTACTTTGTCAGAGAGAAGTGTCACCCTGCCGTTGGCGTCAGTGACACCAGAATCGGCGTCTGCGGTCGCCCCACTCCACTGTCCAGACACGGCAGTACCCTGGACAGGCTGCTCGTTAGCAACAATAGTCACTGTAGCTTGACCTGTGTAGTTCACCCCCTGCTTGACCAATATCACATTCACGCTTCCTACATTCATCGTCGCCGCTTGGGCAGTGGTGAAGGTACGGTCCTCTGATGAAGCCGAATTCCCGGCGGCGTCCGTGGAACTCGCCTGGTAGTGATAACTGGTCGCCGGCGAGAGGCCGGTCAGGGTAATGCTGTGGCTGATGACCAAAGTCGGATTGGAAACTGACGAGACGTAGTTGGCATCCAGGCCATAGTTCACTGTGGAGTCAGCGGGCTCATCCGTTGTCCAGGTAATAGTGGCAGTGGTTGCGGTCGTCGTTTCCCCCACTCCCGAGATGCTCGGTGGGGTGGTGTCTATGACCCAGGTCCATGAGGCGGGAGTGGAGTCTTCATTGCCCGCCTCGTCCCTGGCTTTGACCCCAAAGGCGTGCGTTCCCTCGCTCAGGCCTGTATAGCTGGTGCCCGTGGCCGGGTCCCAGGCTGACCAGTCACCCCCGTCCAGGCGGTAGGAGTAGACCAGGGCCCCCACCGGCGTCACATTGTCGCTGCCGGTCCAGGCAAAGTTTGCCGAGGTGCTGCTAGTGACGCTGGCAGGACCGCTCAGGATGGTGGTATCAGGTGGGGTGCTATCCGGGCCCGGGGCGGCGGGCATTACTGCCGCGTAGGCATTAATTCGCTTGATGCTGTAGGTAGACCACATAGTGCCTGCCTGATCAGCCGTGCTCTCTATACGCTCTCGGACACTCCCGTT
This window of the Chloroflexota bacterium genome carries:
- a CDS encoding GGDEF domain-containing protein — encoded protein: MADVVEDYVSLRKVILGLLTEEVGIKDIEARELEWLGLALDAALKATVQAFHEVDRDELLELANLDSLTGLPNNSHFWLRLGQEVARARRYRHALAVLMIDIDDFKQFNDAHGHLCGDLVLKNLATVVASALRTADVVARYGGEEFAVILPETDAPGARMAAERVRQAVAAHSVVGSDGRQYSLTVSIGCAAYQGNTMTAKDLVEAADWAMYTAKKMGKNCCFVWLPKSGEAHG
- a CDS encoding HD domain-containing protein — protein: MSRIDSAGLAKNAGIELGDIAVPIKYSLMEEPVSKGSIIRSRMIQQLQWVDAEGRLKSISVYGVQPPLRTQLELVSLFLLCLSFLASGITAVWKKPGRAATMLFGLFCAMAAVLVSSYFGTERSVQGAWEAQTVVFISTPWVLLHFSLVFPEKKMLLERHPRLLFLIYAPSALLLAAFFLGGREEAVFYPSFRSAILAATVLALLLAIVNVIHSYATSPLVRARQQMKIALLGATAGLLPFVLLTAIPEIALDRELVPASLALLATSIMLVSFAYALLQKQLLDVDAVIQRGTVYAGAAVLVLAGYLSLTFLVFWLFPELTERGRLAAVVAISVAAVLFFNPAKERIRKFVDQAFYRDRYDYAAAMGEITGGISLIPDFRSLGHFLVERVSRTLGLEGALLFVLDRNGRIGATFASGSYAAQQTQALGLLSESSLREDNLFPNPAPADSGAAFIVPLRSRAKLLGMLFLGRKISRADYTAQDVSLLFTFSRHASAGLENIELKEEAIARGQELERLNTRLQDYASSLERTTATLREAYLQIGRALTKALETRDAYTQGHSARVANFARLVGSELRLAKDELDSLELAAELHDLGKIGTPDGVLLKSGILDPQEMAEIRLHPVRSVQILSSLEFLQDILPIIEAHHEWYDGAGYPKGLRGEEIPLGARILAVADAYEAMVSPRPYRPAYSAAEALERLKRGAGTQWDSRIVEAFIKVLAAQENGQAPAS